One genomic region from Halobacteriovorax vibrionivorans encodes:
- a CDS encoding 1,4-dihydroxy-2-naphthoyl-CoA synthase: MVSDIFDASAWKEVEGFDFKDITYHRAVDQGTVRIAFNRPECRNAFRPQTVDELYRALDHARMWSDVGVVLITGNGPSPKDGGWAFCSGGDQRIRGKDGYKYVDGDGTPDPAKLGRLHILEVQRLIRFMPKVVVAVVPGWAVGGGHSLHVVCDMTIASKEHAIFKQTDPDVASFDSGYGSAYLARQCGQKRAREIFFCGFNYSAEEAFQMGMVNKVVPHAELEKVSLEWAKEMNSKSPTAMRMLKFGFNLLDDGLVGQQLFAGEATRLAYGTEEAKEGRDAFVEKRDQDFSQFPWHY; this comes from the coding sequence ATGGTTTCAGATATTTTTGACGCAAGTGCTTGGAAAGAAGTTGAAGGTTTCGACTTCAAAGATATTACTTATCATCGTGCTGTCGACCAAGGGACAGTGAGAATTGCTTTCAATCGCCCAGAATGCCGCAACGCATTTAGACCACAAACAGTGGATGAGCTCTATCGAGCTCTTGATCACGCAAGAATGTGGAGTGATGTAGGTGTTGTACTGATTACTGGAAACGGACCTTCACCAAAAGATGGTGGATGGGCGTTCTGCTCAGGTGGAGACCAGAGAATCAGAGGTAAAGATGGTTATAAATATGTTGATGGTGATGGAACTCCTGATCCGGCCAAATTAGGTAGACTTCACATCCTTGAAGTACAAAGACTCATCCGTTTTATGCCTAAGGTTGTAGTGGCCGTAGTCCCTGGCTGGGCAGTAGGTGGTGGACACTCACTTCATGTTGTTTGTGATATGACAATTGCTTCTAAAGAGCATGCAATCTTTAAACAAACTGATCCAGATGTTGCTTCTTTTGATTCAGGTTATGGATCTGCTTATCTTGCACGTCAGTGTGGACAAAAGCGTGCACGAGAAATTTTCTTCTGTGGATTTAACTACAGTGCTGAAGAAGCATTCCAAATGGGAATGGTAAATAAAGTTGTTCCACATGCTGAACTTGAAAAAGTTTCACTTGAGTGGGCAAAAGAAATGAATTCGAAATCTCCAACAGCAATGCGTATGCTTAAATTTGGATTCAATCTTCTTGATGATGGTTTAGTTGGTCAGCAACTCTTTGCCGGTGAGGCAACAAGACTTGCCTACGGAACAGAAGAGGCAAAAGAAGGCCGCGATGCTTTCGTTGAAAAACGTGATCAGGATTTCTCTCAATTTCCTTGGCATTATTAA
- a CDS encoding aminoacyl-histidine dipeptidase: MNQSRVDHIEPKLVWSNFQKLLDTPRPSYHEEAVQTLLMLFGKSLGLETYRDDVNNVIIKKPGQHGGEKSAPVILQGHLDMVAQKNEGNPHDFKNDPITTIIDGDWIHANGTTLGADNGIGCAFAMGLLESKDLPHPPLECVFTACEEAGMHGAIGLKGHHFEGKVMLNLDTEEEDELIIGCAGGVDLIFEKEFSTQEVKTELYQLVIKGLKGGHSGIDIHTERLSANKLIPQALEGVELNLISIKGGTLRNAIAREAFIEFSATEEEVAKLRGKLEELYLKHSSIEANINFEVNKIEAESKKGLSIEDSNKIVAAIKNCFHGVKAWDQNFKGVVETSTNLGVITLEDGNFAMANLIRSSNESARDAFAQEMIDAQKDLQAKAKLEGAYPGWKPNPDSKILTITNEVYKDLRGSEPKISSIHAGLECGILSKAMPDVDMISFGPNITGAHSPDEQVSISSVEKTWVLFLEVIKRLI; this comes from the coding sequence ATGAATCAATCACGTGTCGATCATATTGAGCCAAAATTAGTTTGGTCAAATTTTCAAAAATTATTAGATACTCCAAGACCAAGTTATCATGAAGAAGCTGTTCAAACTCTTCTTATGCTCTTTGGAAAAAGCCTTGGGCTAGAAACATACCGCGACGATGTAAATAATGTAATTATCAAAAAACCTGGACAACATGGAGGAGAGAAATCAGCTCCTGTTATTCTTCAGGGACATCTTGATATGGTTGCTCAAAAAAATGAGGGGAACCCACATGATTTTAAAAATGATCCAATTACAACAATTATCGATGGAGATTGGATACATGCAAATGGAACAACTTTAGGTGCTGACAATGGTATTGGTTGTGCTTTTGCTATGGGATTACTTGAGAGTAAAGATCTTCCACACCCTCCTTTAGAATGTGTCTTTACGGCTTGTGAAGAAGCAGGAATGCACGGAGCGATCGGACTAAAAGGGCACCACTTTGAAGGTAAAGTGATGCTAAACCTTGATACTGAGGAAGAAGATGAGCTAATCATCGGTTGTGCTGGTGGAGTTGATCTTATCTTTGAAAAAGAATTCTCTACACAAGAAGTAAAGACTGAGCTTTACCAATTGGTTATAAAAGGTCTTAAAGGTGGACACTCTGGAATTGATATTCATACTGAAAGATTAAGTGCCAATAAATTAATTCCTCAGGCCTTGGAAGGCGTTGAGTTAAATCTTATTTCAATAAAAGGTGGAACACTTCGAAATGCAATTGCTCGTGAGGCATTTATTGAGTTTAGTGCCACTGAAGAAGAAGTCGCTAAGTTAAGAGGTAAACTTGAAGAGTTATATCTTAAACACTCTAGCATTGAAGCAAATATAAATTTTGAAGTTAATAAAATTGAAGCTGAAAGTAAAAAAGGCCTATCGATAGAAGATTCAAATAAAATTGTCGCAGCAATAAAGAATTGTTTCCATGGCGTGAAGGCCTGGGATCAAAACTTTAAGGGTGTTGTTGAAACATCAACAAATCTTGGGGTGATTACGCTAGAAGATGGAAACTTTGCGATGGCAAATCTAATTAGAAGCTCTAATGAAAGTGCAAGAGATGCATTTGCTCAAGAAATGATTGATGCACAAAAAGATCTTCAAGCAAAAGCAAAGCTTGAAGGAGCTTATCCTGGTTGGAAACCTAATCCAGACTCAAAAATTCTAACCATTACAAATGAAGTATATAAAGATTTAAGAGGAAGTGAGCCAAAAATCTCTTCAATCCATGCTGGGCTAGAATGTGGTATTTTATCAAAAGCAATGCCTGATGTGGATATGATTAGTTTTGGACCTAATATTACAGGTGCACATTCACCTGATGAGCAAGTTTCAATTTCTTCAGTTGAAAAAACTTGGGTACTTTTCCTAGAAGTAATTAAGAGGCTTATCTGA
- the acnB gene encoding bifunctional aconitate hydratase 2/2-methylisocitrate dehydratase encodes MSNFLEEYHAHVEERAKEGIPPLALTKEQATEVVKLLETEPTQELLDLLKDRINPGVDPAAQVKASFLIGITKGAHTCSLISKEYAVELLGTMVGGFNLQGLVDIVAGSDEALAKLAAKELKNLPLAVNVFEDVKKLADGGNAIAKEVIESWANAEWFTNKPQIEESIKTVVYKVDGEINTDDFSPAPFAFTRADIPLHANVMGGSLFPEGPKQIADLKEKFKLPVTFVGDVVGTGSSRKSACNSLIWCIGEDIPYVPNKRRGGVIIGSTIAPIFFNTAEDSGALPIQGIDVSALTTGTIIEVRPLEGRILDEKGEELAKYDISPETILDEYRAGGRVPLIIGKMLTDQARAALGQNTANESGIFAKPHTTEAKDGQGYTLAQKMVGKACGVEGILPGTSCLPKMTTVGSQDTTGPMTRDEMTELACLKFNADLVMQSFCHTAAYPKPSDVITHATLPTYIQDREGVALRPGDGIIHSWLNRLLIPDTVGTGGDSHTRFPLGISFPAGSGLVAFAAALGVMPLDMPESVLVKFKGKLQPGITLRDVVNMIPYQAIQDGLLTVEKKNKKNIFAGRILEMEGLPDLKLEQAFELTDATAERSAAGSTIKLGRETVVEYLRSNVALMESMIANGFGHKGTIERRIKEVNDWIENGELMEADANAEYAAVIEIDLDEMKEPIVACPNDPDDVKKMSDVAGDKIDEVFIGSCMTNIGHFRAAATVLDGQGQADARLWVCPPTKMDKDQLTKEGYYSKFAAAGARLEMPGCSLCMGNQARVKDGVTVFSTSTRNFNNRLGKGAQVYLGSAELAAICAKLGYIPKQDEYLSMMEPLQGKDDSIYRYLNFDQMEGFSIDADA; translated from the coding sequence ATGTCTAATTTTCTAGAAGAGTATCACGCACATGTTGAGGAAAGGGCCAAAGAAGGTATTCCTCCATTAGCACTTACTAAAGAACAAGCAACAGAAGTTGTAAAACTTCTTGAAACTGAGCCAACACAAGAGCTTTTAGATCTATTAAAAGATCGTATCAACCCAGGTGTTGATCCAGCAGCTCAAGTAAAAGCAAGTTTCCTTATTGGAATTACAAAGGGTGCACATACATGTTCACTTATTTCAAAAGAATATGCTGTTGAATTACTAGGAACGATGGTTGGTGGCTTCAACCTTCAAGGTCTAGTTGATATTGTTGCAGGCAGTGACGAAGCGCTTGCAAAACTTGCAGCAAAAGAACTTAAAAACCTTCCACTTGCTGTAAACGTATTTGAAGATGTTAAGAAATTAGCAGATGGTGGCAATGCAATTGCTAAAGAAGTTATTGAATCTTGGGCAAATGCTGAGTGGTTCACTAATAAGCCACAAATTGAAGAATCAATTAAAACTGTCGTTTATAAAGTAGATGGTGAAATTAATACAGATGACTTCTCACCTGCTCCATTTGCATTCACTAGAGCGGATATCCCTCTTCACGCAAATGTTATGGGTGGCTCTCTTTTCCCTGAAGGGCCAAAGCAAATTGCAGACCTTAAAGAAAAGTTTAAGCTTCCTGTTACTTTCGTAGGTGACGTTGTTGGAACTGGTTCTTCAAGAAAATCTGCTTGTAACTCACTTATCTGGTGTATTGGTGAAGATATTCCATACGTTCCAAATAAGAGACGTGGTGGTGTAATTATCGGTTCAACAATTGCTCCAATCTTCTTTAACACTGCTGAAGATTCAGGTGCTCTTCCAATTCAAGGAATTGATGTATCGGCACTTACTACAGGAACAATTATTGAAGTTCGCCCACTAGAAGGAAGAATTCTAGATGAAAAAGGTGAAGAGCTAGCAAAATACGATATCAGCCCTGAGACAATTCTTGATGAATATAGAGCTGGTGGACGTGTTCCATTAATCATCGGTAAAATGCTAACTGATCAAGCAAGAGCGGCCCTAGGTCAAAATACTGCTAATGAATCAGGAATTTTTGCAAAACCGCATACAACTGAAGCTAAAGATGGACAAGGCTATACTCTTGCTCAAAAAATGGTTGGTAAAGCATGTGGAGTTGAAGGAATCCTTCCAGGAACTTCATGTCTTCCAAAAATGACAACTGTTGGTTCACAAGATACAACAGGGCCAATGACAAGAGATGAGATGACTGAACTTGCATGTCTTAAATTCAATGCAGACCTAGTTATGCAATCTTTCTGTCACACAGCTGCTTACCCAAAACCAAGTGATGTTATTACTCATGCTACTCTTCCGACTTATATTCAAGACAGAGAAGGTGTTGCACTTAGACCGGGTGATGGAATTATTCACTCTTGGCTAAACCGTCTTCTTATCCCAGACACAGTTGGTACTGGTGGTGACTCACATACAAGATTCCCTCTTGGGATTTCGTTCCCTGCTGGTTCAGGGCTTGTAGCATTTGCTGCTGCTCTTGGTGTTATGCCACTTGATATGCCAGAGTCTGTTTTAGTTAAATTCAAAGGAAAGTTGCAACCAGGTATCACTCTACGTGACGTTGTAAATATGATTCCTTATCAAGCAATTCAAGATGGTCTACTTACAGTAGAAAAGAAGAATAAGAAAAATATCTTTGCTGGACGTATCCTTGAAATGGAAGGTCTTCCAGATCTAAAACTTGAGCAAGCATTCGAGCTTACAGATGCAACTGCAGAAAGAAGTGCTGCTGGTTCAACGATCAAGCTAGGTCGTGAAACAGTTGTTGAATACCTAAGATCAAACGTTGCTCTTATGGAATCAATGATTGCAAATGGTTTTGGACACAAAGGTACAATCGAGAGAAGAATCAAAGAAGTTAATGATTGGATTGAAAATGGTGAGCTAATGGAAGCGGATGCAAACGCTGAATACGCTGCTGTTATTGAAATCGATCTTGATGAAATGAAAGAGCCAATCGTTGCTTGTCCAAATGACCCAGATGACGTTAAGAAAATGAGTGACGTTGCAGGTGATAAAATTGATGAAGTTTTCATCGGTTCTTGTATGACAAATATTGGACACTTTAGAGCTGCTGCAACAGTTCTTGATGGCCAAGGTCAAGCTGATGCAAGACTATGGGTGTGTCCACCAACGAAAATGGATAAAGACCAACTTACTAAAGAAGGTTACTACTCAAAATTTGCTGCTGCTGGTGCAAGACTTGAAATGCCAGGTTGTTCACTATGTATGGGTAACCAAGCACGAGTTAAAGATGGTGTAACAGTATTCTCTACTTCAACACGTAACTTTAACAACAGACTTGGTAAAGGTGCTCAGGTTTATCTAGGTTCAGCAGAACTTGCTGCAATCTGTGCAAAACTTGGATACATTCCAAAGCAAGATGAGTATCTCTCAATGATGGAACCACTTCAAGGTAAGGACGATTCAATTTATCGTTACCTAAACTTTGATCAAATGGAAGGTTTCTCAATTGATGCTGACGCTTAA
- a CDS encoding tail fiber domain-containing protein: MMNLLKQFHILGLIVTFTLVSCVPKIQSRDNNRDNLFVQNIQINGSQLRIDGQNLDDVSHVRITDKDGNVSSFEIGVKSNKELIAEALSNTLIPLNQILTMTLEGAHGASTYSISASLPDMGASHGQTLQYNAITGQWVPANQPTSSVTSVNGKLGAVSLGIDNLSDTDTSGAVTGSVLKFNGVNWVVGTDNGGSSANATSIHNRTILDITPTDGQALVWSSANSSWVPTTVSGGSGGSGESNTVYSTGGTSIFKQKVGSQLQFKGLNGSNDIVVDNQTNSLDLQISTANGANQLLRLDSFGRLPAIDGSQLTGIASGGSGETNTISSAGGVSIFKQKSGENLELKGLQGSSDFAINGSTNTVDFQINTSNGANQLLRLDSSGRLPAIDGSQLTGIVASGGSDNTIQSRNVSATAPSNGQALLWNSVSSQWEPTTITSGGAGGEVNTATSAGGESIFQNKIGTDLIFKGLTNTTDIQLTSNANDIEIGVNTSNGAGQLLRLDAFGRLPAIDGSQLVGVSGGSGDALTLQSRDIATTAPTDGQVLTWNNSTTRWEPQTPLVGGGSGEANTVSSAGGASIFKQKSGIDLVLKGLLGSSDFNITSSTNTVDLSINTSNGANQLLRLDASGRLPALDGSLLTNLPGGSGNATTIQSFSVSSATPANGQALLWNDSNSRWEPTTIVTGGGGGEANTASSAGGESLFQSKVSSNLVFKGLTSTGDISLTGNTNDVQIGLTTANGANEILRLDGFGRLPAIDGSQLTGITTSDTTLQSRNVASTAPTDGQVLTWNNTATQWEPQTVSAGGSGETNTASSVGGTAIFKQKTGSDLEFKGLTGSADISLTSNANDVQIGVNTSNSANDLVRLDGLGRLPAIDGSQLTGITGTGEANTLSSAGGTYSLFYQKNGVDLQLKGLNFTSDFAVVDNSTSYSVDINTANGANELVRLEADGSLPALSAANLFNIPTDDTTIQGRNVNAAAPTDGQALLWDSISSQWIPSDVTAAGDNLGDHTATSNLAMGNNYISYSGLDEGLFVNLGGNVGIGTNLPQSDLDIYEANVEVKVRDSNVGISSEAQFNFFVDGGEAGMSLLNTNYDWSGEGFPDSSWSDMFLFYTGPSSSNGMRFHPFAGNINFSVGDAVFTDIMHVNATNTNVGILTTSPGAAFALDVNGQIRTTTTVDTSSDRRYKKNIKNISSEVSILDKFSLIEGVYFDWRQKEYPEKNFKEGRDIGVIAQDIRKVFPEAVTEDENGFLSVAYAKLVAPLIEAVKELVGITDTNKRDIASIEARTKKLEEENRMLREALCEMNPKAKICLKENTK; the protein is encoded by the coding sequence ATGATGAACTTACTTAAGCAATTTCACATTCTTGGACTCATTGTCACATTTACTTTGGTATCGTGTGTACCAAAGATTCAAAGTCGCGATAATAATCGTGATAATCTCTTCGTACAAAATATTCAAATAAACGGTTCTCAATTGAGAATTGATGGCCAGAACTTAGACGATGTTAGTCACGTTCGTATTACAGATAAAGATGGAAATGTTTCAAGCTTTGAAATTGGTGTAAAGTCTAATAAAGAGTTAATAGCAGAAGCATTATCAAATACACTCATTCCATTAAATCAAATTTTGACCATGACTTTAGAAGGAGCTCATGGTGCAAGTACTTACAGTATAAGTGCTTCTCTTCCTGATATGGGTGCATCTCATGGTCAAACTCTTCAGTATAATGCAATTACAGGTCAGTGGGTTCCTGCTAATCAGCCGACCTCAAGTGTTACTTCTGTTAATGGTAAATTAGGAGCTGTATCATTAGGTATTGATAATCTAAGTGATACCGATACAAGTGGTGCCGTGACAGGTTCCGTTCTAAAGTTCAATGGTGTCAATTGGGTCGTCGGTACAGATAATGGTGGCTCATCAGCTAATGCAACTTCAATTCATAATCGCACAATTTTAGATATCACTCCAACAGATGGTCAGGCCCTCGTTTGGAGTTCTGCTAATTCTTCATGGGTCCCAACTACTGTATCAGGTGGCTCTGGAGGTTCTGGAGAGTCCAATACTGTTTATTCTACAGGTGGTACTTCGATCTTTAAGCAAAAAGTAGGAAGCCAGCTACAATTTAAAGGTTTAAATGGCTCAAATGATATTGTTGTCGATAATCAAACTAATAGTCTTGATTTACAAATAAGTACGGCCAATGGTGCTAATCAGCTTTTAAGATTAGATTCATTTGGAAGACTACCGGCCATCGATGGTTCCCAGCTTACTGGAATCGCTAGCGGTGGAAGTGGTGAAACAAATACTATTTCAAGTGCAGGTGGAGTCTCAATTTTTAAACAGAAGTCTGGTGAAAACTTAGAACTTAAAGGGTTGCAAGGATCATCTGATTTTGCAATTAACGGCAGTACTAATACTGTAGACTTTCAAATAAATACTAGCAATGGTGCAAACCAATTATTAAGACTTGATTCGTCAGGTCGTCTTCCTGCTATTGATGGTTCTCAACTTACTGGAATTGTCGCATCAGGTGGAAGTGACAATACGATACAGTCACGAAATGTTTCAGCTACGGCACCTTCAAATGGGCAAGCCCTTTTATGGAACTCAGTAAGTTCACAATGGGAGCCAACAACGATTACCTCAGGCGGTGCAGGTGGTGAAGTCAATACAGCGACGAGTGCCGGTGGTGAATCGATCTTTCAAAATAAAATTGGTACTGATCTAATCTTTAAAGGTCTAACAAATACAACAGATATCCAATTAACTTCAAATGCAAATGATATTGAGATAGGTGTAAATACTTCAAATGGTGCAGGTCAATTACTAAGACTAGATGCTTTTGGAAGATTACCTGCAATTGATGGATCTCAACTAGTTGGTGTTTCTGGTGGATCTGGCGATGCTTTAACCTTACAGTCTCGAGATATTGCTACGACAGCTCCTACTGATGGCCAGGTTCTTACTTGGAATAATTCGACCACGCGATGGGAGCCTCAAACTCCACTTGTCGGTGGCGGTTCAGGAGAGGCAAATACTGTTTCAAGTGCTGGTGGAGCATCAATCTTTAAACAGAAATCAGGAATTGATCTTGTTCTAAAAGGGTTACTTGGTTCAAGTGATTTCAATATTACTTCAAGTACAAATACTGTGGACCTATCTATTAATACGTCAAATGGAGCTAACCAACTCTTACGTCTTGATGCTTCGGGAAGACTACCTGCTTTAGATGGTTCACTGCTGACAAATCTTCCTGGTGGAAGTGGTAATGCAACAACTATCCAATCCTTTTCTGTTTCAAGTGCCACTCCAGCAAATGGTCAGGCCTTACTTTGGAATGACTCTAATTCTCGTTGGGAGCCAACAACTATTGTAACCGGCGGAGGAGGCGGAGAGGCCAATACAGCTTCAAGTGCTGGTGGTGAATCTTTATTTCAGTCAAAGGTATCATCGAATTTAGTTTTTAAAGGATTAACAAGTACGGGTGATATTTCACTAACAGGAAATACAAACGATGTTCAAATTGGTTTAACAACGGCAAATGGGGCCAATGAAATTTTACGCCTTGATGGCTTTGGAAGACTTCCTGCAATCGATGGATCACAATTAACAGGAATCACAACTTCTGATACAACCCTGCAATCTCGCAATGTTGCCTCGACGGCACCAACTGATGGGCAAGTTCTAACTTGGAATAATACAGCGACACAATGGGAGCCTCAAACAGTTTCTGCTGGTGGCTCAGGTGAAACAAATACAGCATCAAGTGTCGGTGGAACAGCAATTTTTAAACAAAAGACCGGAAGTGATCTAGAGTTTAAAGGTTTAACCGGAAGCGCTGATATTAGCTTAACGAGTAATGCAAATGATGTGCAAATTGGCGTTAATACTTCAAACTCTGCAAATGACTTAGTAAGACTTGATGGACTTGGACGTTTACCTGCTATTGATGGTTCTCAGTTAACAGGAATCACCGGTACTGGTGAAGCAAATACGTTAAGTTCAGCTGGTGGTACTTATTCATTATTTTATCAAAAAAATGGAGTTGATCTTCAGCTTAAAGGTCTTAACTTTACAAGTGACTTTGCGGTTGTTGATAATTCAACTTCTTACAGCGTCGATATTAATACTGCAAATGGAGCTAATGAGCTAGTAAGACTTGAAGCCGATGGGTCTCTTCCTGCATTAAGTGCTGCAAACTTATTCAATATTCCAACTGATGATACGACAATACAGGGAAGAAATGTAAATGCTGCAGCTCCTACTGACGGTCAGGCTCTTTTGTGGGATTCAATCAGTTCACAATGGATCCCAAGTGATGTAACTGCTGCTGGAGATAATCTTGGTGACCATACAGCAACAAGTAATTTAGCAATGGGAAATAACTATATTTCGTATTCAGGTTTAGATGAAGGCCTCTTTGTTAATCTTGGTGGGAATGTGGGGATTGGTACAAATTTACCTCAGTCAGACTTAGATATTTATGAAGCAAATGTTGAAGTTAAGGTAAGAGATTCAAATGTTGGTATTTCATCGGAAGCTCAATTTAACTTTTTTGTAGATGGTGGAGAAGCGGGAATGTCTCTATTAAATACTAATTATGATTGGTCCGGTGAGGGATTTCCTGATTCATCTTGGTCAGATATGTTCCTCTTTTATACGGGGCCATCAAGTTCTAATGGTATGAGATTTCACCCATTTGCTGGAAATATTAATTTTTCAGTAGGTGATGCTGTCTTTACTGATATTATGCATGTCAATGCAACAAATACAAATGTTGGTATCTTAACAACATCTCCAGGTGCTGCTTTTGCTCTTGATGTTAATGGACAGATACGAACAACAACTACTGTCGATACATCTTCAGATAGAAGATACAAAAAAAATATAAAGAATATCTCAAGTGAAGTTTCTATCTTGGATAAGTTTTCTTTAATCGAAGGTGTCTACTTTGATTGGAGACAGAAAGAATATCCAGAAAAGAATTTTAAAGAAGGTCGTGATATTGGTGTCATTGCTCAAGATATTAGAAAAGTATTTCCAGAAGCCGTGACTGAAGATGAGAATGGTTTCTTAAGTGTTGCTTACGCTAAATTAGTTGCACCACTTATTGAAGCAGTAAAAGAGTTAGTTGGTATTACTGATACAAATAAAAGAGATATTGCTTCAATTGAAGCGCGCACAAAGAAGCTTGAAGAAGAAAATCGGATGTTAAGAGAAGCTCTTTGTGAAATGAATCCAAAAGCAAAAATCTGTCTAAAAGAAAATACGAAATAA
- the lysA gene encoding diaminopimelate decarboxylase: MDFFNYKGSELYVEDIRVEELVQEYGTPLYIYSLKTFKRHFNAFSGPLKDHKHLVCYAVKANSNINILKELAALGSGFDIVSRGELERVLRAGGDASKTVFSGVGKSRDEIIYALNKKIKCFNVESISELKRINEVAGELNVIAPVSIRVNPDVDAKTHPYIATGLKENKFGISFQKAPQVYEMANEMNNISVEGIDCHIGSQLTSLVPFLEALERLKELINNLKDKGISLKHLDLGGGLGVKYKDELPPHPSEYLGEVIKSLEDYPELELIFEPGRAIAANAGILVSRLEYIKENEGKHFAIIDAAMNDLMRPALYQAWQEVIKVNLDIKGEAHQYDIVGPVCETGDYLAKDRELDLKEGELLAIRSCGAYGFTMSSNYNSRPRACEILVEDDNARVIRKRETFEDLYYLEDCD, from the coding sequence ATGGATTTTTTCAATTATAAGGGTAGTGAATTATACGTCGAAGATATAAGAGTCGAAGAACTTGTCCAAGAGTATGGAACACCTCTTTATATCTATTCTTTAAAAACTTTTAAAAGACATTTTAATGCCTTTAGTGGCCCTTTAAAGGATCACAAACATTTGGTCTGTTATGCGGTTAAGGCAAATTCAAATATAAATATTTTAAAAGAATTAGCCGCTCTTGGTAGCGGTTTTGATATCGTTTCAAGAGGTGAGTTAGAAAGAGTTCTTAGGGCCGGTGGAGATGCTTCAAAGACAGTTTTTTCAGGAGTTGGAAAAAGCCGAGATGAAATAATCTATGCTTTAAATAAGAAAATTAAATGTTTTAATGTTGAATCGATTTCTGAACTTAAACGAATTAATGAAGTGGCAGGGGAGCTAAATGTTATTGCTCCAGTATCGATTCGTGTTAATCCAGATGTTGATGCCAAGACGCATCCGTATATTGCAACAGGATTAAAAGAAAATAAATTTGGAATCTCTTTTCAAAAGGCACCGCAGGTTTATGAGATGGCAAATGAGATGAATAATATTTCAGTTGAGGGGATAGACTGTCATATCGGCTCACAGCTGACTTCACTGGTACCATTCTTAGAAGCATTAGAGCGTTTAAAAGAGTTAATTAATAATTTAAAGGACAAAGGGATCTCACTTAAGCATCTCGATCTAGGAGGTGGCTTAGGTGTTAAATATAAAGATGAACTTCCTCCTCATCCTTCTGAGTATCTTGGTGAAGTCATTAAGAGTTTGGAAGACTACCCAGAGCTTGAACTGATCTTTGAACCAGGTCGAGCAATTGCTGCAAACGCAGGGATTCTCGTTTCTAGACTTGAGTATATAAAGGAAAATGAAGGTAAGCATTTTGCCATTATTGATGCGGCAATGAATGATCTTATGAGACCTGCTCTATATCAGGCTTGGCAAGAGGTTATCAAAGTCAATTTAGATATTAAAGGAGAGGCCCATCAATATGATATCGTTGGCCCTGTTTGTGAGACTGGAGATTATCTTGCAAAAGATCGCGAACTTGATCTTAAGGAAGGAGAGCTTTTGGCCATTCGATCTTGTGGTGCTTATGGATTCACGATGTCTAGTAATTATAATTCAAGGCCAAGAGCATGTGAGATTTTAGTTGAAGATGATAATGCAAGGGTAATTAGGAAGAGAGAAACGTTTGAAGATCTTTACTATCTTGAAGATTGTGACTAG
- a CDS encoding GNAT family N-acetyltransferase — protein MLKNFISKTIKAQKMQQKEYNSYTPFVVDYKSRPLSNDVTTRYARSEDAASIARIINENNNDPSLDYNYFLKRTRSELAHGGNRSGFHIIVAQVGDQIVGYGRSIYYSELMIKNYSYPSPVGWYLMGVTIDPQYRGQNIGALLTRKRLDHINQVASKAYYVANANNKTSIRMHEKFGFKEKERGAGFLKICFNNGLGILFECNLNNKD, from the coding sequence ATGCTTAAGAACTTTATTTCAAAAACAATTAAAGCACAGAAGATGCAACAAAAAGAGTATAACTCTTATACTCCATTTGTTGTGGATTATAAGTCACGTCCTTTATCAAATGATGTAACAACTCGTTATGCGAGAAGTGAAGATGCCGCTTCTATTGCGAGGATAATCAATGAGAATAATAATGACCCAAGTCTTGATTATAACTACTTTCTAAAACGCACTCGCTCAGAGCTTGCACACGGTGGAAATCGTTCTGGTTTTCATATTATAGTCGCGCAAGTAGGTGATCAGATCGTAGGCTACGGACGATCGATATATTATAGTGAATTAATGATTAAAAACTATTCTTATCCTTCACCTGTCGGTTGGTATCTAATGGGAGTAACAATAGACCCACAATACAGAGGTCAAAATATTGGTGCTCTTTTAACAAGAAAACGCTTAGATCATATAAACCAAGTCGCATCGAAAGCTTATTATGTGGCCAATGCAAATAATAAAACTTCAATAAGAATGCATGAAAAATTTGGCTTCAAGGAAAAAGAGCGAGGAGCAGGGTTTCTTAAAATCTGCTTTAACAATGGTTTAGGAATATTATTCGAATGTAATTTAAATAATAAGGATTAG